One region of Wyeomyia smithii strain HCP4-BCI-WySm-NY-G18 chromosome 3, ASM2978416v1, whole genome shotgun sequence genomic DNA includes:
- the LOC129732525 gene encoding uncharacterized protein LOC129732525, producing MEELGFCIGTEQIPFMNMIGQRELAERISPGQSLWKMVQDRLQMKSFQRQQLEDQSLKSYLRKKLNSVMIFDNRDKIAELNDRIKGSKHFQKLEKYADTVASNIARKELDSYKNVLKRYETKLTKLVAENEILDEKRSVLSVKLNEQASVVPETYELAMEDIANKLFLTKLGQTKMKTLQHTTGSSTHVNSQIKDLLSKLARDIEEILYQKTAVDDLVANVIEIDFEVEHVEKLLNLLYALSSEPTALLDCESSLSLLIESTKRCIPTVENEVGVLLEEIEQCRKNLTSSCKSKQHDNLLRKGGELFIELEAKAQEFIQLNASVLQLNQDLCEKENSITASLTSMDFVSLESISGMANIKDVIAKTDRSELKANFVGFVFEHLRFTDATVAETVLPHLKEFLTIAVFYEQNIAKRILDLLSPTQSYDILALDNASDDEPISSKMPPNVLPLADLLADSPIRTALRKLLRNYYYSYEDSDSIEAPLDITIIFLRDDIVFSEGGLISGGCTTAGRELLSTIENMVDLKLETINLKRMLQSARQTVLENQQRMRSIEAELMAIEVDSFERFDQLYQTTQNWSKLSSLLEQLACQQKSLIHLKTQASWWIKQLELMAAGQFSNQEHYKQKLTELKITQTASSHELHLLETKYDKHLIQFKWDLRSLEELLVQARTIRHLAILPEIGQQLVNFWNDFGRNLQEQLEKLESESADRKWTALAHELDQLEQSSCEPQRLLVAYNERLREMDRLYREVCSQMEKYQRPAGVPLRGKENLQRLYEYKRQLYDVNTQPGYKENELKWFQYKLKMLLEDERLVDNYRTTYLSNLTLPSIEKIYVIKLRMITEMMAGIPAFLRLPGKISLVLLCPQNSVQQSENKQINISDAIGLSICFVNKDQRKLEADSSGILASPNLLFFLCFLSSEGCKFLLLTDCLADLDQKSEHDLLQVLAVFSRNMQIFVTTTHKQVFYSNI from the exons ATGGAAGAGTTGGGATTTTGCATCGGAACGGAACAAATTCCTTTCATGAATATGATTGGACAGCGAGAGTTGGCCGAACGGATTTCACCTGGTCAAAGCTTGTGGAAAATGGTTCAGGATCGCCTGCAGATGAAATCGTTTCAGCGTCAACAACTGGAGGATCAAAGTTTGAAAAGTTACCTCCGCAAAAAACTGAACAGTGTCATGATCTTTGATAATCGTGATAAGATTGCCGAATTAAACGATCGTATCAAAGGAAGCAAACACTTCCAGAAATTAGAAAAGTATGCCGATACGGTGGCTAGCAACATTGCTCGAAAAGAGTTGGACTCGTACAAAAATGTACTGAAGAGGTACGAAACTAAATTAACCAAACTGGTGGCAGAAAATGAGATACTCGATGAAAAGCGCTCGGTCTTAAGCGTTAAACTGAATGAGCAGGCAAGCGTTGTTCCGGAAACCTATGAACTGGCGATGGAAGATATCGCCAACAAATTATTTCTCACTAAATTAGGACAGACAAAAATGAAAACTCTGCAACATACGACCGGATCGTCGACGCATGTGAACAGCCAGATTAAAGATTTACTAAGCAAATTGGCACGCGATATTGAGGAAATTTTGTATCAAAAGACAGCGGTCGATGACTTGGTGGCCAACGTAATCGAAATCGATTTTGAGGTAGAGCACGTTGAGAAACTATTGAATCTGCTTTACGCTCTTTCCTCGGAACCAACGGCACTTTTGGATTGTGAAAGTTCGCTGTCACTCTTGATAGAATCAACAAAACGCTGCATTCCGACGGTTGAAAACGAGGTCGGTGTGTTACTTGAAGAAATAGAACAGTGCAGGAAAAATTTGACTTCGTCCTGCAAATCTAAACAACATGATAATCTATTGAGAAAAGGCGGGGAGCTGTTTATTGAGCTAGAAGCAAAAGCGCAGGAATTCAT CCAACTCAACGCCTCTGTTCTTCAACTTAACCAGGACCTGTGTGAGAAGGAAAACTCAATCACAGCTTCCTTAACTTCGATGGATTTTGTTTCACTCGAGTCGATCAGTGGCATGGCCAACATAAAAGATGTTATCGCTAAGACCGATCGTTCGGAGTTGAAAGCGAACTTCGTAGGATTTGTTTTTGAGCATCTGCGCTTCACCGATGCAACTGTCGCCGAAACAGTTCTACCACATCTCAAGGAGTTCCTCACCATTGCTGTTTTTTATGAGCAAAATATTGCGAAGCGAATTTTAGATTTGCTTTCGCCCACTCAGTCGTACGATATTTTGGCTCTAGATAATGCGTCTGATGATGAACCCATAAGTAGCAAGATGCCGCCAAACGTACTTCCGCTAGCGGATCTTCTCGCAGATAGTCCCATCCGGACTGCACTGAGAAAGCTACTGCGAAATTACTACTATTCTTATGAGGATTCCGACTCTATTGAGGCACCGCTAGACATAACTATTATTTTCCTGCGTGACGATATAGTGTTTTCTGAAGGTGGACTCATCTCCGGAGGTTGTACTACCGCAGGACGAGAACTGCTTAGCACGATAGAGAACATGGTTGATTTGAAACTGGAAACGATCAATCTGAAACGAATGCTTCAAAGTGCTAGGCAAACTGTACTGGAAAATCAGCAACGCATGAGATCGATTGAAGCTGAGTTGATGGCAATAGAGGTGGATTCTTTTGAAAG aTTCGACCAACTCTATCAAACAACTCAAAACTGGTCCAAATTATCCTCCCTACTAGAGCAATTAGCATGCCAGCAAAAATCGTTAATTCACTTGAAAACCCAGGCTTCCTGGTGGATCAAACAGTTGGAACTAATGGCAGCTGGTCAGTTCTCGAACCAGGAACATTACAAACAAAAACTAACTGAACTAAAAATCACCCAAACTGCATCCTCACATGAACTGCACCTGTTGGAAACAAAATATGACAAACATCTAATTCAATTCAAGTGGGACCTTCGATCTCTCGAGGAACTGCTAGTCCAAGCCAGAACAATTCGGCATTTGGCCATACTGCCTGAGATTGGACAACAATTGGTAAACTTTTGGAACGACTTCGGACGCAATTTACAGGAACAGCTTGAGAAATTAGAAAGTGAATCGGCTGATCGAAAATGGACCGCACTTGCGCATGAATTGGATCAGTTGGAACAGAGTTCGTGCGAACCACAGCGTCTTCTGGTAGCTTACAATGAGCGTCTTCGAGAAATGGACCGCTTGTATAGGGAAGTTTGTTCTCAGATGGAAAAATATCAACGTCCCGCTGGCGTTCCCCTGCGGGGAAAGGAAAACTTGCAACGGTTGTACGAGTACAAAAGACAATTATACGATGTAAATACACAACCAGGCTATAAAGAGAACGAACTGAAATGGTTCCAGTACAAGCTGAAAATGTTGCTGGAAGATGAGCGGTTGGTGGACAATTATAGGACCACGTATCTATCGAATTTGACGTTGCCATCCATCGAGAAGATATATGTTATCAAGCTACGAATGATAACGGAAATGATGGCTGGGATACCAGCATTTTTGCGGCTGCCAGGAAAGATTAGTTTGGTTTTACTGTGTCCACAGAATTCTGTACAACAATCGGAGAAT AAACAGATCAACATCAGCGATGCTATTGGTCTCTCGATATGCTTTGTTAACAAGGACCAGCGCAAGCTCGAAGCGGATTCCAGCGGCATATTGGCCTCACCAAATCTTCTGTTCTTCCTGTGCTTTCTTTCGAGTGAGGGATGCAAATTTCTTCTGTTAACGGATTGTCTAGCG GATCTCGACCAAAAAAGCGAGCACGATTTGCTACAAGTGCTTGCAGTTTTCTCTCGAAATATGCAAATTTTTGTGACGACTACGCACAAACA AGTATTCTACAGTAACATATAA
- the LOC129732527 gene encoding male-specific lethal 3 homolog isoform X1 produces MVSTRGHKYKFMDGEKVLCYEPDPTKAKVLYDSKVLDVSEGKDKRGRRVIEYLIHFQGWNSSWDRKVSEDFLLKDTEENRQLQKDLAEKSQLYQGTYLYRKERKKQREKSLTARIESLTASTQKMPNLASSEDGSSCSNGFGREETDFTTTTTTTIDANLDPDTEYYSSSVESNHEEEKVYVQFGDKLKRLLEFDYRMIAQNNLIEVPAQLPIVTILENFVRHYTIRQLFEIGQEQTKLRRRNSSFMRGDQKTKDYEAIRTNIELCKEVADGLRLYFDFTLKDYLLYPQERQQAELVLSPEYLNNFTYVASPSFSLDLLTTRLESPVVDPAIDHAEAAISSAGLTAAQEEKKRRRLRSHKNEENEFMLDLSSIKPETLTPGAPQALAYSLLKASFRSSITISFQTKEILDDSFAWKILPSDAPAEPSMIYGATHLARLIVKLPEFLSATAMADENLKLLLKFLDCFAEFIEEHDEWFGREMYIDKAGLVDLVKLEEGMQLAMGSSELSCIQIKEEDLELHDVGIMAGPLLSDVKVESASLIP; encoded by the exons ATGGTGTCCACTCGGGGCCATAAGTACAAGTTTATGGATGGGGAGAAAGTGCTCTGTTACGAACCGGACCCCACAAAGGCGAAAGTGCTGTACGATTCCAAG GTTTTAGATGTTTCCGAGGGTAAAGACAAACGAGGAAGACGCGTGATTGAGTATCTTATTCACTTCCAAGGATGGAACTCTTCCTGGGACCGTAAGGTCAGTGAGGACTTCCTCCTTAAGGACACCGAAGAGAATCGCCAGTTGCAGAAAGATTTGGCGGAAAAATCGCAGCTTTATCA AGGTACTTATTTGTATCGTAAAGAACGTAAAAAGCAAAGAGAGAAAAGTTTAACGGCACGCATCGAAAGTTTGACGGCAAGTACTCAGAAAATGCCGAATCTGGCCTCTTCTGAAGATGGCAGCTCCTGCAGTAACGGTTTCGGTCGAGAAGAGACAGATttcactactactactactactactattgACG CAAATTTAGACCCTGATACGGAATACTACAGCAGCTCCGTGGAAAGCAATCACGAAGAGGAAAAGGTTTATGTTCAATTTGGTGACAAACTGAAGCGACTGCTTGAGTTTGATTATCGAATGATAGCGCAGAATAATCTTATCGAAGTTCCGGCTCAGCTTCCGATCGTTACAATCCTGGAGAACTTTGTGCGGCACTATACAATTCGGCAGCTGTTCGAGATTGGTCAAGAACAGACGAAGCTGCGCCGGCGAAATAGTTCTTTCATGAGAGGAgatcaaaaaacaaaagacTACGAAGCAATTCGTACAAACATTGAACTTTGCAAGGAGGTGGCCGACGGTTTACGGTTGTACTTTGACTTTACTCTGAAGGATTATTTGCTCTATCCACAAGAGCGACAGCAGGCCGAGTTGGTTCTCTCGCCTGAGTATTTGAATAATTTCACTTACGTTGCGTCACCTAGTTTCTCACTGGATTTGTTAACCACACGATTGGAATCTCCGGTCGTTGATCCTGCTATTGATCACGCTGAAGCAGCGATATCTAGTGCTGGTTTGACAGCTGCTCAGGAAGAGAAGAAACGGCGGCGATTGCGTTCGCACAAGAATGAGGAAAATGAATTTATGCTCGATTTAAGTTCGATTAAACCGGAAACACTAACGCCAGGGGCACCACAGGCACTAGCTTATTCGCTACTGAAAGCTTCGTTTCGTTCGAGCATCACAATTTCATTCCAAACTAAGGAAATTCTAGATGATTCTTTCGCGtggaaaattctgccatcggaTGCCCCAGCCGAGCCGTCGATGATTTACGGTGCAACTCATCTAGCGCGGCTAATCGTGAAACTGCCGGAGTTTCTTTCGGCTACAGCCATGGCGGACGAGAATCTAAAGCTACTGCTCAAGTTCCTCGACTgttttgccgaatttatcgaAGAACACGACGAATGGTTTGGCAGGGAGATGTACATCGACAAGGCTGGTCTGGTGGATTTGGTTAAACTGGAGGAGGGTATGCAGCTGGCTATGGGTTCGAGTGAGCTGAGCTGCATTCAGATTAAGGAAGAAGATCTGGAGCTGCACGATGTTGGCATAATGGCCGGACCATTGCTGTCCGATGTGAAGGTGGAATCAGCGTCATTGATAccttga
- the LOC129732529 gene encoding protein disulfide-isomerase A6 homolog: MGTSSVWSSVVLLVTVLIGSGQALYSSGDDVIALTEGNFDRLVVKSDEVWVVEFYAPFCGHCRNLVPEYKKAATALKGVIKVGGVNCEEEQGLCGQHGVRGYPTIKIFGANKRSPVDYTGQRTAKDIAEGALAEAKKKIKNVLGGGSSGGGSSDSGSGSDDVVELTDANFDKLVLNSDDVWLVEFFAPWCGHCKNLAPQWAKAATELKGKVKLGALDATVHTIKAQQYGVQGYPTIKYFPGGSKDKDSVREYDGGRTASDIVTWALEKYSENIPAPEIVQLTSEKVSKETCQEKPLCVVSVLPHILDCDAACRNNYLAILAKMGDKYKNKHWGWLWSEGGAQPEVEATLDIGGFGYPAMAVVNLKKMKYSLLRGSFSESGINEFLRDLSYGRGHTAPVKGAELPKIHTVEPWDGKDGQLPEEEEIDLSDVDLDEKDEL; the protein is encoded by the coding sequence atgggCACGTCATCGGTTTGGAGTTCCGTTGTTCTGTTAGTGACCGTTCTGATCGGTTCCGGTCAGGCATTGTACTCCTCAGGGGACGATGTTATTGCCCTTACGGAGGGTAACTTCGACCGGCTGGTGGTGAAGAGTGATGAAGTTTGGGTTGTCGAATTTTACGCTCCATTCTGTGGCCACTGTCGAAACCTGGTTCCGGAGTATAAAAAAGCGGCAACAGCGCTGAAGGGAGTGATTAAGGTGGGTGGCGTCAACTGCGAAGAAGAGCAAGGTCTATGCGGCCAGCACGGCGTTCGAGGTTATCCTACCATAAAAATCTTTGGTGCTAACAAGCGATCGCCGGTGGATTACACCGGACAACGAACGGCTAAAGATATTGCCGAAGGAGCACTGGCAGAAGCGAAAAAGAAGATTAAAAACGTCCTTGGTGGTGGATCCAGTGGCGGCGGATCTTCGGATAGTGGAAGCGGCTCTGATGATGTGGTTGAGCTAACAGATGCTAACTTCGATAAGCTGGTACTGAACAGTGATGACGTGTGGCTGGTCGAGTTTTTTGCGCCTTGGTGTGGACATTGCAAAAACCTTGCCCCACAGTGGGCTAAGGCGGCCACCGAGCTGAAAGGCAAGGTGAAGCTTGGAGCTTTGGATGCCACCGTGCACACGATAAAGGCCCAACAGTACGGCGTTCAAGGTTATCCAACAATCAAATACTTCCCAGGTGGATCGAAGGACAAAGACTCGGTACGGGAATACGACGGCGGCCGGACGGCATCAGACATCGTTACCTGGGCGCTGGAGAAGTACAGCGAAAACATTCCAGCACCGGAGATTGTGCAGTTAACTTCGGAGAAAGTTTCCAAGGAAACTTGTCAGGAAAAGCCGCTCTGTGTGGTCTCTGTTTTACCCCACATTCTGGACTGTGATGCAGCCTGTCGTAACAATTATCTCGCTATATTAGCGAAAATGGGAGACAAATACAAGAACAAGCACTGGGGATGGCTGTGGAGTGAAGGCGGTGCCCAACCAGAGGTCGAAGCTACACTAGACATCGGTGGATTCGGTTATCCGGCAATGGCCGTTGTTAACTTAAAAAAGATGAAGTACTCGCTACTGCGAGGTTCGTTCTCCGAGAGCGGTATTAACGAGTTCTTGCGGGATTTGTCGTACGGTCGGGGTCACACTGCTCCGGTAAAGGGAGCCGAGCTACCGAAAATTCACACTGTCGAACCGTGGGACGGTAAGGATGGCCAATTGCCTGAGGAGGAGGAGATAGATTTGTCCGATGTGGATCTCGATGAGAAAGATGAACTGTAA
- the LOC129732528 gene encoding microfibrillar-associated protein 1 translates to MMNPQPTLYGIQSTAGAVPVRNPKGELSMQKVKVHRYVSGKRPEYAQYASSDEESDDDDFMDNRRAAAAEEHNREQRRRERSPAEDDDALPDDVDDPRLRRLQAVRATEAVEIERERRERHRVIHEPELVQSDDEKEQEEEEESAPVEEDPRQHLRHRRRPEESDDDEEEEDEAAEDGEGISLRRRRISVGSESESEAELSDSEIERRRQMLKMRMLQQKREEEVLQKEDEGQSETSESESSEYEETESEEENEPRLKPLFVRKKDRTTVIEKEREANKQKQLEYEAKKAAKDRRRQTLKLVEDSIKKDMEKVKVDNEPNLADVNTDDENDEVEYEAWKLRELKRIKRDREEKEALEKEKIEIERLRNMSDDERRQEQRLNPKVITNKTVKGKYKFLQKYYHRGAFYLDNEDQVYKQDFSAPTLEDHFDKTILPKVMQVKNFGRCGRTKYTHLVDQDTTKFDSPWFNDTANNVKFHNERAGGMRQVFDKPSLYKKKRDM, encoded by the exons ATGATGAACCCTCAACCAACACTTTACGGCATCCAGAGTACGGCCGGTGCCGTACCGGTAAGGAACCCAAAAG GTGAATTGTCGATGCAAAAGGTGAAAGTGCATCGTTACGTATCGGGAAAGCGTCCGGAATATGCTCAGTACGCGAGCAGTGACGAGGAATCGGACGACGATGACTTCATGGACAATCGCAGGGCAGCGGCAGCGGAAGAGCACAATCGTGAGCAGCGTCGTCGGGAGCGTTCGCCAGCGGAAGACGATGACGCCCTGCCGGATGATGTGGACGATCCTCGCCTGCGTCGTTTGCAGGCTGTTCGTGCTACCGAGGCCGTTGAAATTGAGCGGGAGAGACGCGAACGGCATCGGGTAATCCACGAACCGGAACTGGTTCAGTCGGACGACGAGAAGGAGCAGGAGGAGGAAGAAGAGTCAGCTCCTGTTGAGGAAGACCCAAGACAGCATTTACGCCATCGAAGACGACCGGAGGAATCGGATGATGATGAGGAGGAGGAAGATGAAGCTGCGGAGGATGGTGAAGGGATTAGTTTACGGCGGCGTCGAATCTCCGTTGGTTCCGAATCCGAGTCTGAAGCGGAACTGAGCGATTCGGAAATCGAACGTCGCCGACAGATGCTTAAAATGAGAATGCTTCAGCAGAAACGGGAGGAGGAAGTGCTGCAAAAGGAGGATGAGGGCCAGTCGGAAACGTCCGAGTCCGAGAGTTCGGAGTATGAAGAAACGGAGAGCGAAGAGGAAAATGAACCTCGACTGAAACCGTTGTTCGTTCGCAAGAAGGATCGCACCACTGTCATCGAGAAAGAACGAGAGGCCAACAAGCAGAAGCAGTTGGAGTATGAGGCTAAGAAAGCTGCTAAAGACCGTCGTCGTCAGACGTTGAAATTGGTAGAGGACAGTATCAAGAAAGACATGGAAAAGGTTAAGGTGGATAATGAACCCAACCTAGCGGATGTTAATACTGATGACGAGAATGACGAGGTTGAGTATGAAGCTTGGAAGTTGCGTGAGTTAAAGCGAATCAAGCGCGATCGCGAAGAGAAGGAGGCGCTCGAAAAGGAGAAGATTGAAATTGAACGCTTGCGGAACATGTCCGACGACGAACGTCGCCAGGAGCAGCGGCTTAACCCGAAGGTCATCACAAACAAAACCGTTAAGGGTAAATACAAGTTCTTGCAGAAATACTACCACCGGGGAGCATTCTATCTGGACAATGAGGATCAGGTTTACAAGCAGGACTTCTCAGCGCCAACGCTGGAGGACCACTTCGACAAGACGATTCTGCCCAAGGTCATGCAGGTCAAGAACTTCGGTCGCTGTGGTCGAACCAAGTACACTCACTTGGTGGATCAAGATACTACGAAATTCGACTCGCCCTGGTTCAATGACACGGCTAACAACGTCAAGTTCCACAACGAGCGGGCGGGCGGAATGCGGCAGGTGTTTGACAAGCCTTCTCTGTACAAAAAGAAACGCGATATGTAA
- the LOC129732527 gene encoding male-specific lethal 3 homolog isoform X2, whose protein sequence is MVSTRGHKYKFMDGEKVLCYEPDPTKAKVLYDSKVLDVSEGKDKRGRRVIEYLIHFQGWNSSWDRKVSEDFLLKDTEENRQLQKDLAEKSQLYQGTYLYRKERKKQREKSLTARIESLTASTQKMPNLASSEDGSSCSNGFGREETDFTTTTTTTIDDPDTEYYSSSVESNHEEEKVYVQFGDKLKRLLEFDYRMIAQNNLIEVPAQLPIVTILENFVRHYTIRQLFEIGQEQTKLRRRNSSFMRGDQKTKDYEAIRTNIELCKEVADGLRLYFDFTLKDYLLYPQERQQAELVLSPEYLNNFTYVASPSFSLDLLTTRLESPVVDPAIDHAEAAISSAGLTAAQEEKKRRRLRSHKNEENEFMLDLSSIKPETLTPGAPQALAYSLLKASFRSSITISFQTKEILDDSFAWKILPSDAPAEPSMIYGATHLARLIVKLPEFLSATAMADENLKLLLKFLDCFAEFIEEHDEWFGREMYIDKAGLVDLVKLEEGMQLAMGSSELSCIQIKEEDLELHDVGIMAGPLLSDVKVESASLIP, encoded by the exons ATGGTGTCCACTCGGGGCCATAAGTACAAGTTTATGGATGGGGAGAAAGTGCTCTGTTACGAACCGGACCCCACAAAGGCGAAAGTGCTGTACGATTCCAAG GTTTTAGATGTTTCCGAGGGTAAAGACAAACGAGGAAGACGCGTGATTGAGTATCTTATTCACTTCCAAGGATGGAACTCTTCCTGGGACCGTAAGGTCAGTGAGGACTTCCTCCTTAAGGACACCGAAGAGAATCGCCAGTTGCAGAAAGATTTGGCGGAAAAATCGCAGCTTTATCA AGGTACTTATTTGTATCGTAAAGAACGTAAAAAGCAAAGAGAGAAAAGTTTAACGGCACGCATCGAAAGTTTGACGGCAAGTACTCAGAAAATGCCGAATCTGGCCTCTTCTGAAGATGGCAGCTCCTGCAGTAACGGTTTCGGTCGAGAAGAGACAGATttcactactactactactactactattgACG ACCCTGATACGGAATACTACAGCAGCTCCGTGGAAAGCAATCACGAAGAGGAAAAGGTTTATGTTCAATTTGGTGACAAACTGAAGCGACTGCTTGAGTTTGATTATCGAATGATAGCGCAGAATAATCTTATCGAAGTTCCGGCTCAGCTTCCGATCGTTACAATCCTGGAGAACTTTGTGCGGCACTATACAATTCGGCAGCTGTTCGAGATTGGTCAAGAACAGACGAAGCTGCGCCGGCGAAATAGTTCTTTCATGAGAGGAgatcaaaaaacaaaagacTACGAAGCAATTCGTACAAACATTGAACTTTGCAAGGAGGTGGCCGACGGTTTACGGTTGTACTTTGACTTTACTCTGAAGGATTATTTGCTCTATCCACAAGAGCGACAGCAGGCCGAGTTGGTTCTCTCGCCTGAGTATTTGAATAATTTCACTTACGTTGCGTCACCTAGTTTCTCACTGGATTTGTTAACCACACGATTGGAATCTCCGGTCGTTGATCCTGCTATTGATCACGCTGAAGCAGCGATATCTAGTGCTGGTTTGACAGCTGCTCAGGAAGAGAAGAAACGGCGGCGATTGCGTTCGCACAAGAATGAGGAAAATGAATTTATGCTCGATTTAAGTTCGATTAAACCGGAAACACTAACGCCAGGGGCACCACAGGCACTAGCTTATTCGCTACTGAAAGCTTCGTTTCGTTCGAGCATCACAATTTCATTCCAAACTAAGGAAATTCTAGATGATTCTTTCGCGtggaaaattctgccatcggaTGCCCCAGCCGAGCCGTCGATGATTTACGGTGCAACTCATCTAGCGCGGCTAATCGTGAAACTGCCGGAGTTTCTTTCGGCTACAGCCATGGCGGACGAGAATCTAAAGCTACTGCTCAAGTTCCTCGACTgttttgccgaatttatcgaAGAACACGACGAATGGTTTGGCAGGGAGATGTACATCGACAAGGCTGGTCTGGTGGATTTGGTTAAACTGGAGGAGGGTATGCAGCTGGCTATGGGTTCGAGTGAGCTGAGCTGCATTCAGATTAAGGAAGAAGATCTGGAGCTGCACGATGTTGGCATAATGGCCGGACCATTGCTGTCCGATGTGAAGGTGGAATCAGCGTCATTGATAccttga